In Juglans regia cultivar Chandler chromosome 13, Walnut 2.0, whole genome shotgun sequence, the DNA window CAATCCACGCGCTTCGCCTCTGCAACTTCTCGTACCCAGTCTCCAAAAAGTCCAGGGGCTTAACCTAGCCCCTAGACATTCACATTAATCTTCCCTTCCGCTCCACATGGCCCGCCGAGCCCTCCCTATCCTGAAGCGGCTAACCGCCCCGCGCCCCACATGGAGCCGATCCGTGACCTACATGCCCCGACCGGGCGACGGGGAGCCACGCCCGGTGACGTTGATCCCGGGGGACGGCGTGGGCCCGCTGGTGACGAACGCGGTGGAGCAGGTGATGGAGGCGATGCACGCGCCGGTGTACTTCGAGCGGTACGACGTGCACGGCGACATGAACCGGGTCCCGCAGGAGGTGATCGATTCGATTCGGAAGAACAAGGTTTGCTTGAAGGGGGGGCTGAGGACACCGGTCGGCGGTGGAGTGAGCTCGCTCAATGTTCAGCTTCGGAAGGAGCTCGACCTCTACGCCTCGCTTGTGAATTGCTTTAATCTCCCTGGCCTTCCCACACGGCACGAGAACGTAGATATCGTTGTGATTAGGGAGAACACCGAGGGCGAGTACTCGGGGCTCGAGCACGAGGTGGTCCCCGGCGTCGTCGAAAGCCTCAAGGTAAAGTCTAAGAATTAGGACTTTTTAGAATTTATCTGATAGCTAATGGTTCAGAATTTGGGTCTCAgataattgtttatttatttatttattttttataattaagtctCAGATAATTGTATTTCCTAATATGCTTAAATTTTCTATCTTTCACGTTGAAGTTTCATAATATGAGTCATTTGATGAAAAACTATGATATATCTTTGTTTTGAGTTATTTAGCTTGTGTTGGATCATATATTGATTATCAAGGAAATTTTCCATTGTAGTCTTGACACATTGGTTTGTACACATTCGTCAAATAGggaaaaaaagttgttttagtCCATATCCTAGGGAAAGTTTTCCTTGCTAAACGATCCTATTTGGCTTAGGTGATAACAAAGTTCTGCTCAGAACGTATTGCAAAATACGCCTTTGAGTATGCATACCTAAACAACAGGAAACAGGTGACGGCTGTCCACAAAGCCAACATTATGAAACTTGCAGATGGTTTGTTTCTAGAGTCTTGCCGGGAGGTTGCTACCAAATATCCCAGTATCAAGTACAATGAGATTATTGTGGACAACTGCTGCATGCAACTGGTTTCAAAGCCCGAGCAATTTGATGTTATGGTATGTGACTCGTGAAAACTTCTTCTTTTCAGTTCTAATATGGAAGCTCTCATTTATTTTAGGTGGACTTCATATTACGCGATAAAATTTTTGAGGACCAATGCATTTCTATATTAAACTGACTCTGAAGTATAGTTGTATAAGATgaggtttataaaaaaatggttaCCAATGATGTAACAAGGTACAAATAACTTTGTGGTTGATATTAGAGATGGCCTTTCTCTTTGATTTCTCATGGCTGTCAAGTTGATGAGCATGGATAGATATGGGGTTCTAGTTTTAGATGGGCTCTTAAAGCCTTTTATATAGTGAAAAACTGTGTGGACATGACCACGATGTGAAGCATTGGATTGATTTTACTATAGTCACTAGTCACATccaaaagatgaaaattaaggcccggtttggatacacaaaaccatctcatcttatcattacaattttttcaaactcccacacaaaatataatagacaattcaactttttcaaatcctaaaataaaaattttattaaaaaattatattctgacaatattttattcaactttcaacaaaacatctcatctcatctcatttgaattgcgtaaccaaatgaggcctaagtGTTTTCATGGATTGGATTTTTTGAAGTggtaatcatattttttttggtaccggaataaaagagaaaaaagttggACGTGATATACAAACCTGTTGAGCTGCATGCATTAACTTTGGCTTGGCTTGTGGAGAATCTCATACAAATCCATATGCTCACAAAAGAAACTATCTTCCCTTGTGCCTtagtttttctttgttcttttttctttccaaaggTAACTAGGGCTGGAGTTTTAAGTTAGGAAGCTGAGCACCAGAAACACTCTAATTGGCTCAACTCCACTGAATATTTTATGTAGGTGTGTTTTTTGTACTGTGAGACCCTTTCAACATAAATTAAGCAGATAGGATATAGAAAAGTGCGAGAGTGGTTGAGCCAGTGAGATTCTGGAGTATACTGTAGTATCGAATGGATGTGCTCTAACCAGGGTGGaaacctaaaaacaaaaatgcttgGCTGTTTGGATGATGGAATGCTTAAGCTGGACCTAGCTTGAATCACATTGTTGTGCTCCAATGCCAAATAATCTGCTTATATTGACTTATGTGGAGAATATGTAAGCTaagatttttttggtttgatgatAGCAAAATGTTTTTCTTCTGTAGTTTAACTAATATGTGTTTTACACTTTGCACTCAAACACTCAAAATACCCACACCAACAAATTACATCCCTCCAACCATAGAAAACTGGCAGATAACACTCATCCAGTTATGTGTGTtacaatgaatgaaaaatggatGATGTAGCACAATCTTGACTGTCAGATCTTAACAGAGGATGTGCATtgaaactttttggttttttttttttttttttttatataacaagtaagaggtaaattttattgatacgaatgaaataggcgtAGCCTGTATCCACAGgaggtatacaaaagaaaaccaatACATTCTAGGATCGATAGATTAAAGACAAGAAGTCATAAACATTATTTCCATTAAGCACAATGgttgaaaaccaaagcaataatgTGTGTACAAAAATATTCTGAAGCTCCGCCATTGTGCGCTCCCTATCTACAAAGCACCGCTCATTCCTTTCCGACCAAGTACACCACATAGTGCACAACGGAAACATCTTCCACACTACCGCCACTTGAGGACAGCCTTTAATCTCCTTCAAAGAAGCCAGTAAATCAACCACCCTCAATGGCATTACTGAAGTGACATCAACTCttctaaagatctcatcccacatcACCCTTGTCATCTCACAATGCAATAGTAAGTGATCCACTGATTTTCCATGCTTTTTACACaaatagcaccaatccatcacaatgagtcctctcttcctcaagttgtctaTGGTCAAAATCTTCTCAAGAGTAGCAGTCCATACGATGAAaactactttagaaggcacatgAGActtccaaatattcttccaagggaaggGAACATTACCTTGTGATgccaatattttgtaatatgtCATGACTGTGCTGCCATTGGACCTCCACTGCATCCTATCCTCCTGTGCTGTAGTGTTTCCTGTGGAGTATATCAAcctgaaaaattttgaaacaatgtGCAATTtccaatcatgaatatccctattaaatagGATATTCCACTGGTGAGAACCATGAGAAAATACTCGCAATACGATAGAGAAGAAGCATCATTGTTAGCTGCAATACAATAGAGAGCTGGAAAGGCCATCAAGTGCGCGatctccacaccaaacatcatgccaaaacctGATTTTGGTACCCTCTCTAGCCACAAAACGGATATGATCTTCGAAACTCTGCCATCTcctcctaataaatttccataagcccacgccataccccccccccccccttcccccccaacaccccccaaaaaaaagtaCTTCCATGTCTAAAGTCAATGATTTCCTTCCACAGTGAATCCCCCTTCAAGGGgtacctccataaccatttccccaaCAAAACTTTATTGAAAGTCCTCAAGTTGCACACTCTCAAGCCACCATTTGAACTTGGggaacaaactttattccaattaacaagatgaaattttgttagCTCCCCCACtcccccaaaacaaaaaatccgAAAGAATTTCTCAATCCTATTCACTACCCTTGTAGGCAAaggaaatagagataaaaaataggTGGAGAGGTTAGTTAAAGTGCTCTTAATTAATGTGAGTCGACCCCTTTTCGACAAATACAACCATTTCCAACCAGCCAGCTTTTTCTCTACTTTCTCTACAATCTCATCCCAAATAGCTCTAGCCTTAAAAGTCGCTCCTAACGggaggcccaaatatttcataggcaaagaAGACACTTTACGATCCAGAAGGCTCATCAGTCTGTTGATATTGGGCACCATGCCCACCGCAACCATCTTGGATTTACCAAGGTTCACCTTAAGTCCCGACAcggcttcaaaacataataaaagtgCTCATAAAGTTTGAATCTGGTCGTGATCCACTTCACAAAAAATGATAGTATCATCTGCGAATAAGAGATGTGAGATTATGATAGAGCCATTAGTATCATTACCCACCGAAAATCCTGATAGAAAACCTCCTCCAATAGCATCCTTCACCATCTGGCCAAGTGCCtccataataataacaaaaagaagaggcgacaatggatccccttgcctcaatccACGAGAACTGTTAAAAAATCCAGCAGAGTTGCCATTAACTAGCACTGAGAAGCGAGCAGTAGAAGCACAATGTCGAATCCATGAAATCCACTTATCACCAAAGCCACACCCTCCTGAGCaagtttaaaagaaatttccaaTTCACTTGATTGTATgctttttccatgtcaagcttgcataGAATATTTGGAACTCCCTCTCGCAACCTATGATTCAAGCACTCATTGGCAATGAGAACCGAATCAAGGATTTGTCTCCCCCGAACAAATGCACTTTGAGGCGTAGAAATAATTTGGTCCAATACCGGGCTTAGCCGATTAGCAAGGACATTTGAAATGATCTTGTATACTCCACTCACAAGGCTTATGAGGCGGAAATCCTCAATTGCCGTAGCCCCATGTTTCTTTGGTATGAGAGCAATTAATGTCGCATTGagacatttctcaaacttcttgaaagAGTAGAATTCAAGGAAAACCTGCATAACATCACATTTCACAATATCCCAATAAGCTTGAAAGAATCCCATCGAAAAGCCATCCAAACCTTGCATTTTGTCCTTGGCCATACCATGAATGACCTTATAAATCTTGTCTTCGTCAAAAGGTCTTTCGAACCAACTCGCACTCTGCGAATCAATAGACTCAAATAACAAATCATTAAGCGTCGGCCTCCAACAAGTCGGTTCCGTGAGGAGGTTCTCGTAATAATGCACAATATGGTTTTCTAATTCAGAGGGGGAATAGAGCACTTGAGTACCTGAGTGAAGTGTCTCAATAGCGTTGATGCGCccatgtgaattagccacttcaAGGAAGAACTTTGTACATTTATGTGTGTACAAAAATTTGCGTATCCCAATAAtgtgtttataaaaaaattctgaaactctGCCATTTTGGTTGTTTGAGAGTGGAACGTGTCATTATTGGTTGTTTGGGATGCATAGTGTAAAATGCCTATTAGTTGGAGGATGAAAAGTTTATTTACGCTTTTTCCCCCCCCTCAATCATGTTCTTTCTGCTCTAATTGATGGTTCAATCGCCTTGGGTATTTATTGAATTATCGATACATTCCTTTCTTTCAAGGGTTTTGGCTCATTATTCTCATTACTGTTTGGCCTGCTGGGGACATAACTGAAGTCATATATCTAGCATCCTATATATCTCAAgtgtttcttcttctacttctcaGTTAGTCCAATGACGTTTTGTGTGCATTAAAGCTTTAATTAATAACTCGTCAATCTCCACCTTCTGGCTAACTGATGGAgtctgatttttgttttgtaggtGACTCCTAATCTTTATGGTAATCTAGTGGCGAACACAGCAGCTGGTATTGCTGGAGGAACTGGTGTCATGCCAGGAGGTACTAACTCTAATCATATTCATAGCCTTACAAGTTCTAGtttttgctttgcttttctGAGTTATTAGATTTTGGATCTCATAGAGTTAAGATAATAACTTAGCCTCTTCATGGCATGAATCTGATCAAGACTCAAGAGGGAgtgacaattttcttttttttcccaacaaaaaaaaaaaaaccttatttgTGTCTGCTTGATGCATATATGAtcagaaatatgaaaaaaaaaaagagtaaaaagacaaaaatcatcttaactattttttaatcttcCGATCATTTCTTGTATCTCATTTGGTCTTTGCTGGCTACAGGCAACGCAGGGGCTGATCATGCTGTGTTTGAGCAAGGTGCTTCAGCGGGAAATGTGGGAAAGGATAAGGTAGTGCAGCAAAATAAGGCCAATCCTGTGGCTTTGCTCCTCTCATCAGCCATGATGCTCAGGCATCTTCAGTTTCCTTCATTTGCTGACAGGCTTGAGACTGCTGTGAAACGTGTAATCTCCGAGGGCAAGTACCGTACAAAAGATCTTGGTGGAGACAGTACGACCCAGGAGGTGGTGGATGCTGTCATTGCTAATCTGGACTGATTGATTAGGAATTACCACCTTATTCTCAGCTATCACCTGTTCATGTTGATTCTTCCTGACCATTCCCCCGTGGTTCCAGTTCCATATCATTGTTATTATCCTGCTTTCCAGAaggtgtgatttttttttaagtaacatGAGTACACTAAAATCAAAATCTCGAGTGTtgtaataaggaaaaaaaaaaactcatccgatatattcttgtttttatttttgttttgaaattctgaattagagaaaaaaaaaagggcattgTTTCTACTTTCCTACAAATGTTGTCCACTATCACTCAATTTTGTTTGTGTTCTGTAATAACACCTAAGATATTTCacattgaaataaaaagaagtgTATTTAGCGTTCCTAATCCTTGTTATGTTTTATGTAGGGATAGAACAGTGTAATATTGGTTTACTCTTGTTTGACAGAATTCAATTGGTACAACTTA includes these proteins:
- the LOC108982735 gene encoding isocitrate dehydrogenase [NAD] regulatory subunit 1, mitochondrial, which encodes MARRALPILKRLTAPRPTWSRSVTYMPRPGDGEPRPVTLIPGDGVGPLVTNAVEQVMEAMHAPVYFERYDVHGDMNRVPQEVIDSIRKNKVCLKGGLRTPVGGGVSSLNVQLRKELDLYASLVNCFNLPGLPTRHENVDIVVIRENTEGEYSGLEHEVVPGVVESLKVITKFCSERIAKYAFEYAYLNNRKQVTAVHKANIMKLADGLFLESCREVATKYPSIKYNEIIVDNCCMQLVSKPEQFDVMVTPNLYGNLVANTAAGIAGGTGVMPGGNAGADHAVFEQGASAGNVGKDKVVQQNKANPVALLLSSAMMLRHLQFPSFADRLETAVKRVISEGKYRTKDLGGDSTTQEVVDAVIANLD